A region of Methanomicrobium sp. W14 DNA encodes the following proteins:
- a CDS encoding 50S ribosomal protein L19e, with protein MSDLKNQKRMASSVLKCGIHRVKMDSGREDDISNAISREDVRGLVKEGVIVAKPAKGNSRGRARKLMAKRSYGHCKGPGRRKGAAGARNPSKDAWIRKIRAIRRELKVLREDGTIDSHVYRIMYRKAAGGQFRSVAHMKAQLEQITGRME; from the coding sequence ATGAGTGATCTCAAAAACCAGAAGCGTATGGCCTCCTCGGTTCTCAAATGCGGGATCCATCGTGTAAAAATGGACTCCGGGCGTGAAGATGACATCTCGAATGCAATATCCCGCGAAGATGTAAGGGGTCTCGTAAAAGAGGGCGTTATTGTAGCAAAGCCTGCGAAGGGAAACAGCCGCGGAAGGGCACGCAAGCTTATGGCAAAGCGCTCATACGGACACTGCAAAGGTCCGGGACGCAGAAAAGGAGCCGCAGGTGCCCGTAATCCGTCAAAAGATGCATGGATAAGAAAGATTCGTGCAATCAGAAGAGAGTTGAAAGTCCTTCGCGAAGACGGCACAATAGACTCACATGTCTACAGAATAATGTACAGAAAAGCAGCCGGCGGTCAGTTCAGAAGTGTCGCCCACATGAAGGCGCAGCTTGAACAGATTACAGGGAGGATGGAATAA
- a CDS encoding 50S ribosomal protein L30, which yields MYFVVQVRGVVNTSREIKDTLKMLRLHHINHCVLIPDTPAYMGMIRKVKDYVAYGEADSEILATVLKTRGRLTANEKLTDEYIKENSQYSDIEAFAKAICSGEAEITDIPGLKPVLRLHPPRKGYKSIKRTYQQGGALGNYGSEINSLLYRMR from the coding sequence ATGTACTTCGTGGTTCAGGTGCGTGGCGTTGTAAACACCAGCAGAGAGATAAAGGATACTCTCAAGATGCTGCGTCTTCACCACATCAACCACTGTGTCCTTATCCCTGATACCCCGGCTTATATGGGTATGATAAGAAAGGTGAAGGACTACGTTGCATACGGGGAAGCCGACTCTGAAATACTTGCAACCGTCCTTAAGACACGCGGCCGCCTTACTGCAAATGAAAAGCTTACTGACGAATACATCAAGGAAAACTCACAGTATTCTGACATTGAAGCTTTTGCAAAGGCAATCTGTTCCGGTGAGGCTGAAATTACGGATATCCCCGGACTAAAGCCGGTCCTTCGTCTTCACCCGCCGAGAAAGGGTTACAAGTCCATCAAGCGCACCTACCAGCAGGGAGGGGCCCTTGGAAACTATGGCAGCGAGATAAACAGTCTTCTCTACAGGATGAGGTGA
- the secY gene encoding preprotein translocase subunit SecY has protein sequence MGAMLDRMEPLLAAMPSVRSPEGHVHFKNKMMWTVAVLILYFLLTNVQIFGLSSESLDWLGMYRALLAGISGSIVHLGIGPIVTASIVLQLLNGADLLGIDTSSARGQVMYMGLQKLMIFVMIVVEAAPNVIGGFLKPDSAIALQFFGGSMATVSFLIFLQLCIGGVLIFLMDEVVTKWGIGSGVGLFIVAGVSQGLINGFFNWAAVKDRYPVGLIPRLFAIIGDGANIIEYYGLDILALITTLIIFGLVVYAESTRIEIPLAHAAVRGARGRFPVKLIYASVLPMILVRVLQANWQMFGLFLSNLGITILGKFDGQNPTNGIMYVTAPINSPSDWMWWLTDLGHPIWEVITRMGIDFFVMIVGGAIFALFWVKTAGLDSSHVAKQIQMSGMHIPGYRRNEQVLVRYLDRYIPRVTVIGGIAVGLLSVIANYLGVVGSVSGTGLLLTVSIVYRLYEEIASEQIMEMYPFMRSFFGKE, from the coding sequence ATGGGAGCAATGCTGGATCGAATGGAACCGCTGCTGGCAGCAATGCCGTCTGTCAGAAGCCCTGAAGGGCATGTCCATTTCAAGAATAAGATGATGTGGACAGTAGCTGTTCTGATATTGTATTTTTTGCTGACTAATGTTCAGATATTCGGGCTTAGCTCAGAATCCCTGGACTGGCTCGGGATGTATCGTGCCCTGCTTGCTGGAATAAGCGGATCTATAGTGCATCTTGGTATCGGGCCGATTGTCACAGCGTCTATTGTTCTCCAGCTCTTAAATGGTGCCGACCTTTTGGGAATAGACACCTCCAGTGCACGCGGTCAGGTTATGTACATGGGTCTGCAGAAGCTCATGATCTTTGTAATGATCGTGGTTGAGGCTGCACCTAACGTTATAGGAGGTTTCCTTAAGCCTGACTCTGCGATAGCTTTGCAGTTCTTTGGCGGAAGTATGGCAACAGTGTCGTTTCTGATATTCCTTCAGCTCTGTATCGGAGGCGTCCTGATATTTCTGATGGATGAGGTCGTAACAAAATGGGGTATTGGCTCAGGTGTCGGTCTTTTCATCGTAGCAGGTGTATCCCAGGGTCTTATAAACGGATTTTTTAACTGGGCAGCTGTCAAGGACCGATATCCTGTAGGTTTAATCCCAAGGCTTTTTGCTATAATCGGAGATGGAGCCAATATAATTGAGTATTACGGGCTTGATATTCTGGCTCTTATAACAACGCTGATTATATTCGGTCTTGTGGTATATGCCGAATCTACCAGGATTGAAATACCGCTTGCTCATGCAGCAGTGCGTGGTGCAAGGGGCAGGTTCCCTGTAAAGCTCATATATGCCAGTGTCCTTCCGATGATCCTTGTACGTGTTCTTCAGGCAAACTGGCAGATGTTCGGTCTGTTTTTGAGCAATCTGGGAATAACTATTCTCGGTAAGTTTGACGGTCAGAATCCGACAAACGGCATAATGTATGTGACGGCGCCTATAAACAGTCCAAGTGACTGGATGTGGTGGCTGACTGATCTCGGTCACCCCATATGGGAAGTCATTACGAGAATGGGTATTGATTTCTTTGTAATGATAGTTGGAGGTGCAATCTTTGCATTATTCTGGGTCAAAACGGCCGGTCTTGATTCTTCCCACGTGGCAAAGCAGATTCAGATGAGCGGGATGCACATCCCTGGGTATCGAAGGAATGAGCAGGTTCTCGTAAGGTACCTTGATCGTTATATCCCGCGTGTTACTGTTATTGGCGGTATCGCTGTAGGTCTGTTAAGTGTCATTGCAAACTATCTTGGTGTTGTAGGTTCTGTTAGTGGTACAGGACTTCTGCTTACAGTGAGTATTGTATACCGCCTGTATGAAGAAATTGCGAGTGAACAGATTATGGAGATGTATCCGTTTATGCGTAGTTTCTTCGGAAAGGAGTGA
- a CDS encoding 50S ribosomal protein L18, with translation MATGPRYLVHFRRRREGKTDYYKRLKLIVSEKHRMVVRKTNKHIICQLVEAGLEGDRTLVAAYSSELEKYGYTGSTGNTPAAYLTGMLFAVKAFNAGYEEAILDIGLHRAKSGAKVFAALKGAVAAGFNVPHGEEKLPGDDRVKGVTIAEYAPEKAGSLVENVEAVEDAIMKELK, from the coding sequence ATGGCGACAGGGCCAAGGTATTTAGTCCATTTCCGCAGGCGCCGGGAAGGCAAAACAGACTACTACAAGCGCTTAAAGCTAATAGTATCAGAAAAGCACAGAATGGTTGTCAGAAAGACAAACAAGCATATCATCTGTCAGCTTGTTGAAGCAGGCCTTGAAGGTGACAGGACACTTGTAGCCGCTTATTCCAGCGAACTTGAAAAATACGGCTACACAGGTTCAACGGGAAATACACCCGCAGCCTACCTTACAGGGATGCTCTTTGCAGTGAAAGCCTTTAATGCAGGTTACGAGGAGGCAATCCTTGATATCGGACTTCACCGTGCAAAAAGCGGGGCAAAGGTATTTGCTGCACTGAAAGGAGCTGTCGCAGCAGGGTTCAACGTACCCCACGGCGAGGAGAAACTTCCTGGTGACGACAGGGTAAAGGGAGTGACAATTGCAGAATACGCACCTGAAAAAGCAGGCAGCCTTGTTGAAAATGTCGAAGCTGTTGAAGATGCAATAATGAAGGAGCTGAAATAA
- a CDS encoding uL15m family ribosomal protein, with protein MPVNKRSKYRGSRTCGGGTHKNRRGAGNRGGIGRAGHRDHRFSHFLLLGEVHNGKHGFVNQNGIKCKAIDIGSLDQILEKLVADGCATLDNDVFVVNAEQIGINKILGGGKVNHKINITAEAFSETAKAKIEEMGGQALTA; from the coding sequence ATGCCGGTAAATAAAAGATCAAAATACCGTGGTTCACGCACATGCGGCGGGGGTACACATAAAAACCGCCGTGGAGCAGGAAACCGTGGAGGAATAGGGAGAGCAGGTCACAGAGATCACAGGTTCTCACATTTCCTCCTCCTGGGCGAGGTGCACAACGGAAAACACGGTTTTGTAAACCAGAACGGAATCAAATGCAAGGCGATTGACATAGGCTCTCTGGATCAGATCCTTGAAAAGCTTGTGGCAGATGGCTGTGCAACATTGGACAACGATGTCTTTGTAGTGAATGCAGAGCAGATCGGAATTAATAAAATACTTGGCGGCGGAAAAGTAAATCATAAGATAAATATCACTGCCGAAGCGTTTTCCGAAACTGCAAAAGCAAAAATAGAAGAGATGGGCGGTCAGGCACTGACCGCCTGA
- a CDS encoding 30S ribosomal protein S5, translated as MAFEQEEWIPLTGLGKQVAAGEIKSIDDVLESGRPIKEPQIVDYFIPDLEDEVLDINMVQRMTDSGRRVKFRCAVVVGNRNGYIGFGQGKDAQVGNAIKKAIGNAKLNIIKIQRGCGSWECACGQDHSIPMRVEGKAGSVKVTLMPAPQGIGLVTGDIGKKVLELAGVRDVWTASSGQTRTTINYAMATYNALLQANLIRKGGRR; from the coding sequence ATGGCCTTTGAACAGGAAGAATGGATTCCTCTCACCGGTCTTGGAAAACAGGTTGCCGCGGGTGAGATCAAAAGTATTGATGACGTCCTGGAAAGCGGCAGGCCTATAAAGGAACCACAGATTGTAGATTACTTCATTCCTGATCTTGAGGATGAGGTTTTGGATATCAATATGGTTCAGAGGATGACTGACAGCGGAAGGCGTGTAAAGTTCCGCTGTGCTGTCGTTGTGGGAAACCGCAACGGATATATCGGGTTTGGACAGGGAAAGGACGCCCAGGTCGGAAACGCCATCAAAAAGGCTATTGGCAACGCCAAACTCAATATCATAAAAATTCAGAGAGGATGCGGCAGCTGGGAATGTGCATGCGGACAGGATCACTCTATTCCAATGCGTGTTGAAGGAAAGGCAGGAAGTGTTAAAGTAACGCTTATGCCTGCTCCCCAGGGCATTGGTCTTGTCACTGGTGATATCGGTAAAAAGGTCCTTGAACTTGCAGGCGTCCGCGATGTCTGGACAGCCTCGAGTGGACAGACCCGGACCACAATCAACTATGCAATGGCAACCTATAATGCACTTCTGCAGGCAAATCTTATCCGGAAAGGAGGTCGCAGATAA
- a CDS encoding adenylate kinase, which translates to MSIGKKVVITGVPGVGKTTVIDASMEALKAEGISYTSINFGTCMFEVACDQSIVNDRDEMRKLDQEVQKSLQKTAAQVIAKIQENIIIDTHCTVSTPGGYLPGLPSWVLQELKPDVIVLVETDEDQILKRRLSDTTRSRDMEGYAAIKDHQRYNRYMAASYSMFTGCTVKIIKNLDFLLENAVSEMVELLR; encoded by the coding sequence ATGTCTATTGGGAAAAAGGTAGTAATAACGGGGGTACCGGGAGTCGGAAAAACAACTGTTATTGATGCCTCGATGGAAGCTTTAAAGGCTGAGGGTATTTCATATACCTCCATCAATTTCGGAACCTGCATGTTTGAAGTTGCATGCGACCAGAGTATAGTAAATGATCGCGATGAAATGCGAAAACTTGATCAGGAAGTACAAAAGTCACTGCAAAAAACAGCAGCACAGGTAATTGCAAAGATTCAGGAAAATATAATTATTGACACGCACTGCACTGTGAGCACTCCGGGAGGTTATCTTCCCGGACTTCCTTCATGGGTGCTTCAGGAGTTAAAGCCTGACGTTATTGTTCTTGTTGAAACGGATGAGGATCAGATTCTTAAACGCCGTCTTTCAGATACGACACGTTCAAGGGACATGGAAGGTTATGCGGCAATAAAAGACCACCAGAGGTACAATCGCTATATGGCGGCTTCTTATTCCATGTTTACAGGGTGTACTGTAAAGATAATTAAAAATCTTGATTTCCTGCTTGAAAACGCTGTTTCTGAGATGGTTGAACTCCTGAGGTGA